The Methanohalophilus portucalensis DNA window TGTGGCCTATACAATGGAAGTGCCTATGGGACAGGATTTCATGTATGTACCATCACATCTTTCCACTGTAAGGGTGGTCCTTCCAGAAGGGTATACAACAGGCAACCAGTTTATAGGGAAGGTTGAGCCAGCACCCGATTACAGGTACTTCGATGAACAGGGCAGGGAAGTACTTGTCTGGAATAATCTACGTCAGGATACTTCTTCATCATTGTCTTCTCTGGCAAAAGGTCTCTTGCCTTCCGACGAAGAAGAGGAAGAAGAAATTAAGTTTAAGACTCTCTATCTCAAATTTTATTCAGAAGATGCCCCCCGTAACCTGCTGATCGGTACATCAATACTTGGTGCAGGCGTGCTTCTGGTCATTGGGAATTTCCTGCGAAATCGTAGAAAACTGAATGAAACGATACGGATTGCAGAAGAAGAATGGAAAAAAGATAAAAAACGTTAATCTTCATATCACAAATTGCATTCCATCATATCCCATTGGGAATTTCTGTGCTGCGATGGAATGGGGTTTGAAAAAGTGGCTTATATGGGTAAAAACGACTTCTTTTGCCTTTATTTTTTGGGCAAGTTCCAGTGCATCCTTTGCATCCATATGTTTTTTGATATGCAACACATCTGAATCCGGTACAATCGCATCGGCAATTAAAAGGTCAGGACTATCAATCATTTCAAGACTCTGTTTTGGGATTTCCTTCTCACAATCTCCTGTGAACACCACTTTTTTACCATCTTCTTCTATGAGTACGCCTACCGGATTGCTCACCGGCCGGTGCTTGACTTCAAAAAGAGTAACCTTTAGGCCGATAATTTCAAAGGTTTCATTGATTTTTACGTCGTTTCTTCTGGGTTTCAAAAAGGCAAGGTATTCCAGGATGTAGTCAAGGGTTTCAGCAAGGCCGTATACGTCTACCTTTCTTTGCACCCTGTGGAATTCACCAAAACCGGTAAAATGATCATAATGGCCGTGGGTCCATATAACTCCGTCCACATGCTTTATGTTGTGCTCAAGCAATTGCTGGCGCAGGTCGGGTCCTGTGTCCAGCAAAATTGTACCCTTCTTGGTTTCTACAAGGATAGAACATCTGAGGCGGTTGCTTTCCCCCCCCTTCTGTGCATCCTGGCAGGTGGGGCAGTTACAACCGATGACAGGTGTGCCGGGAGCATCTCCTGTGCCCAGTAATGTCACTTTCACTTAAGACACCCTGTCATACCGCTGGAGGTATTTCTCGGATTTTATATGTGAACGATTATTGAATGATTCCAC harbors:
- a CDS encoding MBL fold metallo-hydrolase; this encodes MKVTLLGTGDAPGTPVIGCNCPTCQDAQKGGESNRLRCSILVETKKGTILLDTGPDLRQQLLEHNIKHVDGVIWTHGHYDHFTGFGEFHRVQRKVDVYGLAETLDYILEYLAFLKPRRNDVKINETFEIIGLKVTLFEVKHRPVSNPVGVLIEEDGKKVVFTGDCEKEIPKQSLEMIDSPDLLIADAIVPDSDVLHIKKHMDAKDALELAQKIKAKEVVFTHISHFFKPHSIAAQKFPMGYDGMQFVI